aagggtcgtctggacttgaaacgtgagctcttttctctccttacagatgctgccagacctgctgagattttccagcattttctctttgggttcaacattaactctgtttctctctccccccagatgctgccagacgtgctgagtttaatcagtattttctgtttttattacctaAAATTTGAGTTCCAATACTGTAGACTTAATAGAAAATTCTGATCTGATGTTAGTGTGACATTACATTGTGGTTCCTGTCATTGATTTAACAGAATGTCCAAATGTGACACAGCACAGTAGAGGGTGTAACCGATCTCATCAACTTCTTCTTCTGATAAACTGGACAACAGATTCACCTTGTTGTTAAAGTAGGCTGGCAGGCAGCCCACTTCCAAGTAGCCAATGAGCTCCTTGAGTATTTGAAGGACCCGCTCGGCCAGTGCTTCCTCGGTCcagtctttttccagttggctcAGGTGCAGGATAACATTGGTTAGTTGGCTGCCTGTCAGCTTCCTCAGTGGTGCCTGGTCCCTGCAGACAGCTTTCAGCAccttcaaacagcagaatctGAAGCCCATGTCTGTACTATCCATGGATCGGAGCCTGCTAGTCTCGGCAGCCCAGAAACTCTGCTGCCATACAtttacaaaattgccccttatttgtggcttggagaggagtaCGATGTCTTCCATTTCAATCATGGGCAGGATATCAATGCACAGAAGTTTCTCCCCGTCATGCTGCACTTTCAATTGAAGGACTTCAACAGAAACCTCTGGTCGAATGATACAATCCAGTAAAGTACTGATCGCCATCCAGTTCATACTCTCCAGCACCATTTTATGGAATACCTCGACGATTAATTTTGGTGACAGGTATCTTCCCACAATAAATTTATCCCAATAACTGACGCCTCGGGGAAAATATTCCATGTTATCCCTCCGTACCATCCACAGATCAGGGACCTTCAATATAGTTTCTTCCCCTGCAACGAGGGTCCACAGGTTATCCTTGAGCAGCAGTGGCAGTATGAGGCAAACATGGTCAGGGGCCACCATTTGGAGGTCGTTGTACAGACTACCACTGAGGTGCATCTCTCCCAGGGGCACACCTGGGTGCTTACTATGAAGAAATTTCTGCAGCTCTGTGCAGATGTTCATTGCACACTGCTTGGCTCTGCTTAGCTCTGCCGGAGGGATGGATCGGTGTGTGTAATAGGCTAGAAGCTTCTCCTGCAGACTGACACAGTGGTCAGTTTTACTGCTGTCAGGTGTCATGCTCTCCAATAAATTATCTTGGCATTTCCCTGGAAAATACAATCATAGTGTTCCTATGACTTAACTGGAACATTAAAAAATGTGAAATTTAAGCTAAGCAAGATGAGGAACATAATTTCTCTGAAACATAAGTTATATGTTCAAAGGTaggtacagcacaaggttagatatagagtaaatctccctctaaactgtctcatcaaacactccgaggaggTGCAGTACAAATTAGATAGAGGGTAAAGAACCCTCTAAACTTCCCAAATATTTGGGTTAAACAGATCTGGGAAATGTATTCTCTGCTGTGGAGTGAaattcctgggatcttgctggttTCAACACGGTTCAGTGCCATTATCCACAAAACGTTTAAACATTCCAAAGTTTTTTGCAATTGATTTGATTTCTAGAGAACAGTTTCAATGCACAATGAGTGGAGAAATAACTGACAGAGTGCAGTCCCTGAGGCTAGGGATGTGATGTGACTGATTTTTTGCCTGGATATATATGGGCacggattaggttaattggcccaACCAGACTATGCCATGCCAGTGGTGTTTATGGTCCACTCAAGCTTTCTCCCATCTTTGCTCATCAGGTCTACTGTTAGCCTCTGTCTTCACTCATATGCTTGTCTAGCATCCCCTTAAAAAGGTCTAAACTATTCACGTCAACCACTCCGTTtttacaagttccacattctcaccattctctagataaagaagtttcttctggattccctgttggatttcttggtgaatgTCTTTTTAGCCTCTAGTTACACTCTTCCCAACAGGAAAAAACATTATTTCTATATCCActttcaggtcatccctcagtcttatTCTTTCAAGAGAGTAATGACCCATCCGACCAATCTTGTATACCCACACATTCCtggtattcttgtaaatcttctctgcagcctctccaATGCCTACAATCAGAACTCCACAAAATATTCTTCAAGTATGGTCCAACAGCACAACTTTCCTACTTTTCAATTCAATTCCTCTAGAAACCAAGTCTCGAATACGGTTTTTTTCCTGGCCTTGTTAACTTGTGCTGCAGCTCTTAGTGACTGGTGTATTTGTACTTTGTTTCTTTGCACTGCTTAGACTTtgaccttccaaatattgattattGCCCCTCCCAATGcaatctgcaaatttagaaattgtgctTTTGATGGCAaagtccaaattgttaatataaattgtgaacaatattggtcccagcactgatccttgtagcACATGTCCCACCTTCTGTCACTCTCAATAATACCCTTTTACTGAAATCTCAGCTTTCAGTCTTGAAGACAGTTTGCAATTCATTCTGCCATTTGCCCCTGCCCCACATTCTCTGGCCTTATTCATTAGTTTATTATGGGGAACCTTGTAAAATGCCTTTTGAAACTTCAGATCCATTATCTTGTctatgttacatcctcaaaaaattcagtgaGATTGATCAAGCAAAATTTTCTCCTTTGAATTCCATGCTGGCTGTTCATTATTGTATTTCTCATTTCTAGATGTGTTCTCCTGTTCTCTCCATTATTTTTCCTGATCCCAATGTTAAGCTCTGCCACTACACTTTTTTTCTAATACATTATTAAATGTGGATTCTTTTAAAATACTTGGATGCAATCCATCTGGACCAGGGTTATTATCCAGATTTTGCTTAGTTTGTTCAATACATtccttttatattttaaaagtgcTAATCTCTTTGCTCTTTTTATCTTTCAGCGTCTCGTCTAACTGTTCCAACTCCCTGGTAGATAAATCATTATTTAATATGCCTGCCATCTCTGGATCATTATCTTGGGTATTATAGTATCTATCCCTTAATAGTCCTATTCCCATGACAGCTTTCCTTTTTTCACTGATATGCATGtaaaatgttttattattttgtttttaatttttttatctttaagacagtgatacgttcttgattaataaggggatcagggtttatggggaaaagactggagaatggggatgagaaaaatatcagccatgattgaacagtggagcagactcaatgggccgagtggcctaattctgctcctatgccttatgttTCATGATCTTTAACAATTTAATTTCACTGTTcctctttgccttcctaattatgtTGTTTCTTCTCTCCCAATCTCTTCATATTCTGGTATTATCCACTCCTCTGCTATCTATATGTAAACAGaagaggggtaggccattcaaccaGTCATgtttgcttcaccattcaatatgatcatggccgattGGACACTTTTGATGCCTTTTACAGACGCTATACCCAAAACCCTTTACATCATTGCTAATTAGAAATCTTATCAATTTGTACCGTAACATTCACAGGACTCTGGAGTACAGCATTCAAgattcacagccttctgtgtaAAGACATTCCTCCTGATCTCGATTCTAAGTTGCATCCCCCTTATGAAAttttgacccctggttctagactccccaaccaagggaaacatcttagctgcatctaccctgtctattcatttaattattttgtaggtttcaatgagatcacctcattcttcaaaattccagTACAGTGAACCTTTGTTTAACTTCCTCTacggcaataatatcctttgagTAAGGGGACTGAAACTACACACAATAGTCCAGGTGGGGTCTAACTAATTTTCAATATAATTGAATCAAGACCTTAGTATTACTGTATTCAAAACCTCTTGCTTATCCTCTATCCTTAATGTATGCCTCTTCAGCTTTTATCCAATCTCTTTGCTTGTTTTTTGTTGTCATAGTTATGTCCTCATGGTCAATGTTGTCTAGATACTCCCCTACTTATCTGCTCTGGTTCATTCCCTGTTATTAGATCCAACTATGAATCTTCTCTTTTTTGACTTTTTACtttgaaaagcagaatactgcagatgctggaaatccaaaataaaaatagtaaatgctggaaaaatatTTTTATCTATTAGAAAACAGTCCTGTAAACACAACTCCATTTCTGTCTcccccttgcctccctcttcTGTCCAATTAAAATCAGGATAGTTGAAATTCCTGATGATgattagtgtgtgttttttttattccatTCCCTAATTTGTCTTCCTCCACCTCCTGTCCACCGGAGAATTACAATTTAAGGAATACAGCTTTACCTTGTTCATGATTGGATTTGGTACTCGGTATTCTGTGCAGAGATTCATTAATCTGTATGTTCACCAGTTTTGGGGGTGCATCAATCCAGCTGTATTCTTCTTTTACTGGCTGTTTGACTGGCTTGTCCAGGGAGCTGTCTGGTGGGTCACCGGCCTTGTCAAACATCTGCAAAAACACAGAGGATCTCAAAAAGTTTGCTTTGTTCCATGTAAAAACTCAATCATTAATAATTTGACAGACCTCAAAACTGAACAATTCCAAAGGAGTAAATATAGAGTCTTCAAAAACAGGAACTCTGACTTCACCGTTGTCTATGGTCATCAAGGACACGTGAAGCAGCCCTCCTAATCATCCTATAAAAGAGCGTGAGTGATGCTGAATTCATGTGATCTGAGCCCAACCCCAAAGAGTGATCTACGGCCTATCCACCCCTTTGAAAACATAAATTCGCTACAATTAGAATTGTGTTACTGCTGGGGCTCATTGAATATCTGGACAATAAACCGTGTGTAGGCTCAACACAATCACAATAGCAACAGGTTTAaagcttattagtgtcacaagtaggcttacattaacaccaatgaaattactgtgaaaatcccttagtcgccacctgtttgggtacactgagggtgaatttagtatggccaatgcacctaaccagcacgtcttttagactatgggaggaagccagagcacccggagaaagcccacgcagacaccatggggactccacatagtgacccaagccgggacttgaacccaggtccctggcgctgtgaggcagaagtgctaactgttgtgccacagtgccacctgagataacctcagccagtacaggattcGAATCCACACTGTGGGcaccgctctgcatcacaaactagccatccagccaattgagcAAACCGACCGTGCTAGCCCACAGAAGTCCAACTAAAAATGTCAGCGGTACCAACTCACCCGTTTAACGGCCACCGTGGCAATAGCAAGTACAGCTGCCCCTCCAACACCTAGTACCAGCCGGGCATTCGCCAGCAGGAAGTCGATGACATCTCCCAATCCACTG
Above is a genomic segment from Mustelus asterias chromosome 23, sMusAst1.hap1.1, whole genome shotgun sequence containing:
- the LOC144510672 gene encoding mitochondrial dynamics protein MIEF1-like isoform X2, which gives rise to MANIAQGKGKWRDSGLGDVIDFLLANARLVLGVGGAAVLAIATVAVKRMFDKAGDPPDSSLDKPVKQPVKEEYSWIDAPPKLVNIQINESLHRIPSTKSNHEQGKCQDNLLESMTPDSSKTDHCVSLQEKLLAYYTHRSIPPAELSRAKQCAMNICTELQKFLHSKHPGVPLGEMHLSGSLYNDLQMVAPDHVCLILPLLLKDNLWTLVAGEETILKVPDLWMVRRDNMEYFPRGVSYWDKFIVGRYLSPKLIVEVFHKMVLESMNWMAISTLLDCIIRPEVSVEVLQLKVQHDGEKLLCIDILPMIEMEDIVLLSKPQIRGNFVNVWQQSFWAAETSRLRSMDSTDMGFRFCCLKVLKAVCRDQAPLRKLTGSQLTNVILHLSQLEKDWTEEALAERVLQILKELIGYLEVGCLPAYFNNKVNLLSSLSEEEVDEIGYTLYCAVSHLDILLNQ
- the LOC144510672 gene encoding mitochondrial dynamics protein MIEF1-like isoform X1 codes for the protein MCECQSSPLSIVTEHRVVLWNNSHQFRMANIAQGKGKWRDSGLGDVIDFLLANARLVLGVGGAAVLAIATVAVKRMFDKAGDPPDSSLDKPVKQPVKEEYSWIDAPPKLVNIQINESLHRIPSTKSNHEQGKCQDNLLESMTPDSSKTDHCVSLQEKLLAYYTHRSIPPAELSRAKQCAMNICTELQKFLHSKHPGVPLGEMHLSGSLYNDLQMVAPDHVCLILPLLLKDNLWTLVAGEETILKVPDLWMVRRDNMEYFPRGVSYWDKFIVGRYLSPKLIVEVFHKMVLESMNWMAISTLLDCIIRPEVSVEVLQLKVQHDGEKLLCIDILPMIEMEDIVLLSKPQIRGNFVNVWQQSFWAAETSRLRSMDSTDMGFRFCCLKVLKAVCRDQAPLRKLTGSQLTNVILHLSQLEKDWTEEALAERVLQILKELIGYLEVGCLPAYFNNKVNLLSSLSEEEVDEIGYTLYCAVSHLDILLNQ